Genomic window (Candidatus Zixiibacteriota bacterium):
CACTTCCGATACCGCCACATCGCCCGCAGAACCACAAAAGTATCTTTGAGCGGTCGGAACTTCGATTTTCCTTTGCGAGGGTAGTAGTTGATCGGGATGCTCTTGATCCGCAGCCCTAACCGGACCGCCTTCGCCGTGATCTCTGTCTCGATGCCGAATCCATCTTCACTGAGACACATCCTTTCTATCGCGCGGCGGGACAACCCGCGGAATCCGGACATGTTATCGAGCTTCTGACCGTAGAGGAGCCGGAACAATCGACGTGATAGCCAATCACCAATCCTCAAGACGCTCGGCAGCGATCCTGCGATGAAGTGCGTTCGCTCGCCGATCACAACGTCGTTGTGCTTAAGATGCTCGATGAACTCGGGTAGTAGGTACAGCGGATAGCTGCCATCGGGGTCAACAAAGATTACGTCCCCATCGCCGTTTCGCAATA
Coding sequences:
- a CDS encoding glycosyltransferase translates to MPVTIILPTKNEAQSIASTIAAIRTICKDAEIVVVDGRSTDDTKNIARWEQRVPVLIDDGRGKGSGLRMAFEWVLRNGDGDVIFVDPDGSYPLYLLPEFIEHLKHNDVVIGERTHFIAGSLPSVLRIGDWLSRRLFRLLYGQKLDNMSGFRGLSRRAIERMCLSEDGFGIETEITAKAVRLGLRIKSIPINYYPRKGKSKFRPLKDTFVVLRAMWRYRK